The following proteins come from a genomic window of Maylandia zebra isolate NMK-2024a linkage group LG22, Mzebra_GT3a, whole genome shotgun sequence:
- the LOC143414581 gene encoding uncharacterized protein LOC143414581 isoform X8: MHLIVRKRQPKSCWSRQDTNSPELCMNGTSGTFSTQERFILRIICASYYPAVPLSCLNLQQESRSPHMTPGAEVLSQPPSDQLTPSAEVLSQPPSDQLTPGAEVLSQPPSDQLMSDTPTSFFQQTPGAEVLPQPPSDQLTPGAEVLSQPPSDQLMSDTPTSFFQQTPGAEVLPQPPSDQLTPGAEVLPQPPSDQLVSDTPTSFFQQTPGAEVLSQPPSDQLAQGPSILGVPSHTLYSAALDNMKGTSASITLNNKNISNTSPRRGVLFCTACEPNQSLWLEINTERGIVTSCCTPDLGR; the protein is encoded by the exons ATGCATCTGATTGTTCGAAAGCGTCAACCAAAGAGCTGCTGGTCACGGCAAGATACAAACTCGCCGGAGCTCTGCATGAACGGCACATCCGGGACCTTCAGCACTCAGGAGAGATTTATCTTGAG AATCATTTGTGCAAGCTACTACCCTGCTGTCCCTCTGTCGTGTCTCAACCTCCAACAGGAAAGTAGAAGTCCTCATATG acaccagGTGCCGAGGTCCTGTCTCAACCTCCTTCAGACCAATT gacaccaagtgCCGAGGTCCTGTCTCAACCTCCTTCAGACCAATTG acaccagGTGCCGAGGTCCTGTCTCAACCTCCTTCAGACCAATTGATGAGTGACACACCCACTTCATTCTTCCAAcag acaccagGTGCCGAGGTCCTGCCTCAACCTCCTTCAGACCAATTG acaccagGTGCCGAGGTCCTGTCTCAACCTCCTTCAGACCAATTGATGAGTGACACACCCACTTCATTCTTCCAAcag acaccagGTGCCGAGGTCCTGCCTCAACCTCCTTCAGACCAATTG acaccagGTGCCGAGGTCCTGCCTCAACCTCCTTCAGACCAATTGGTGAGTGACACACCCACTTCATTCTTCCAAcag acaccagGTGCCGAGGTCCTGTCTCAACCTCCTTCAGACCAATTG GCTCAAGGACCAAGTATTCTGGGGGTTCCAAGCCACACGCTTTACTCAGCTGCCCTGGACAACATGAAGGGCACCTCTGCCTCAATCACCctgaacaacaaaaacattagcaacaCTTCACCAAGAAGGG GTGTGCTGTTTTGCACTGCCTGTGAACCAAACCAAAGTCTATGGCTGGAGAtcaacacagagagagggatTGTGACTTCATGCTGTACTCCAGAT CTGGGACGGTGA
- the LOC143414581 gene encoding uncharacterized protein LOC143414581 isoform X6, whose product MHLIVRKRQPKSCWSRQDTNSPELCMNGTSGTFSTQERFILRIICASYYPAVPLSCLNLQQESRSPHMTPGAEVLSQPPSDQLTPSAEVLSQPPSDQLTPGAEVLSQPPSDQLTPGAEVLSQPPSDQLMSDTPTSFFQQTPGAEVLPQPPSDQLTPGAEVLSQPPSDQLMSDTPTSFFQQTPGAEVLPQPPSDQLTPGAEVLPQPPSDQLVSDTPTSFFQQTPGAEVLSQPPSDQLAQGPSILGVPSHTLYSAALDNMKGTSASITLNNKNISNTSPRRGVLFCTACEPNQSLWLEINTERGIVTSCCTPDLGR is encoded by the exons ATGCATCTGATTGTTCGAAAGCGTCAACCAAAGAGCTGCTGGTCACGGCAAGATACAAACTCGCCGGAGCTCTGCATGAACGGCACATCCGGGACCTTCAGCACTCAGGAGAGATTTATCTTGAG AATCATTTGTGCAAGCTACTACCCTGCTGTCCCTCTGTCGTGTCTCAACCTCCAACAGGAAAGTAGAAGTCCTCATATG acaccagGTGCCGAGGTCCTGTCTCAACCTCCTTCAGACCAATT gacaccaagtgCCGAGGTCCTGTCTCAACCTCCTTCAGACCAATTG acaccagGTGCCGAGGTCCTGTCTCAACCTCCTTCAGACCAATTG acaccagGTGCCGAGGTCCTGTCTCAACCTCCTTCAGACCAATTGATGAGTGACACACCCACTTCATTCTTCCAAcag acaccagGTGCCGAGGTCCTGCCTCAACCTCCTTCAGACCAATTG acaccagGTGCCGAGGTCCTGTCTCAACCTCCTTCAGACCAATTGATGAGTGACACACCCACTTCATTCTTCCAAcag acaccagGTGCCGAGGTCCTGCCTCAACCTCCTTCAGACCAATTG acaccagGTGCCGAGGTCCTGCCTCAACCTCCTTCAGACCAATTGGTGAGTGACACACCCACTTCATTCTTCCAAcag acaccagGTGCCGAGGTCCTGTCTCAACCTCCTTCAGACCAATTG GCTCAAGGACCAAGTATTCTGGGGGTTCCAAGCCACACGCTTTACTCAGCTGCCCTGGACAACATGAAGGGCACCTCTGCCTCAATCACCctgaacaacaaaaacattagcaacaCTTCACCAAGAAGGG GTGTGCTGTTTTGCACTGCCTGTGAACCAAACCAAAGTCTATGGCTGGAGAtcaacacagagagagggatTGTGACTTCATGCTGTACTCCAGAT CTGGGACGGTGA
- the LOC143414581 gene encoding uncharacterized protein LOC143414581 isoform X12 produces the protein MHLIVRKRQPKSCWSRQDTNSPELCMNGTSGTFSTQERFILRIICASYYPAVPLSCLNLQQESRSPHMTPGAEVLSQPPSDQLTPSAEVLSQPPSDQLTPGAEVLPQPPSDQLTPGAEVLSQPPSDQLMSDTPTSFFQQTPGAEVLPQPPSDQLTPGAEVLPQPPSDQLVSDTPTSFFQQTPGAEVLSQPPSDQLAQGPSILGVPSHTLYSAALDNMKGTSASITLNNKNISNTSPRRGVLFCTACEPNQSLWLEINTERGIVTSCCTPDLGR, from the exons ATGCATCTGATTGTTCGAAAGCGTCAACCAAAGAGCTGCTGGTCACGGCAAGATACAAACTCGCCGGAGCTCTGCATGAACGGCACATCCGGGACCTTCAGCACTCAGGAGAGATTTATCTTGAG AATCATTTGTGCAAGCTACTACCCTGCTGTCCCTCTGTCGTGTCTCAACCTCCAACAGGAAAGTAGAAGTCCTCATATG acaccagGTGCCGAGGTCCTGTCTCAACCTCCTTCAGACCAATT gacaccaagtgCCGAGGTCCTGTCTCAACCTCCTTCAGACCAATTG acaccagGTGCCGAGGTCCTGCCTCAACCTCCTTCAGACCAATTG acaccagGTGCCGAGGTCCTGTCTCAACCTCCTTCAGACCAATTGATGAGTGACACACCCACTTCATTCTTCCAAcag acaccagGTGCCGAGGTCCTGCCTCAACCTCCTTCAGACCAATTG acaccagGTGCCGAGGTCCTGCCTCAACCTCCTTCAGACCAATTGGTGAGTGACACACCCACTTCATTCTTCCAAcag acaccagGTGCCGAGGTCCTGTCTCAACCTCCTTCAGACCAATTG GCTCAAGGACCAAGTATTCTGGGGGTTCCAAGCCACACGCTTTACTCAGCTGCCCTGGACAACATGAAGGGCACCTCTGCCTCAATCACCctgaacaacaaaaacattagcaacaCTTCACCAAGAAGGG GTGTGCTGTTTTGCACTGCCTGTGAACCAAACCAAAGTCTATGGCTGGAGAtcaacacagagagagggatTGTGACTTCATGCTGTACTCCAGAT CTGGGACGGTGA
- the LOC143414581 gene encoding uncharacterized protein LOC143414581 isoform X1: MHLIVRKRQPKSCWSRQDTNSPELCMNGTSGTFSTQERFILRIICASYYPAVPLSCLNLQQESRSPHMTPGAEVLSQPPSDQLMSDTPTSFFQQTPGAEVLSQPPSDQLTPSAEVLSQPPSDQLTPGAEVLSQPPSDQLTPGAEVLSQPPSDQLMSDTPTSFFQQTPGAEVLPQPPSDQLTPGAEVLSQPPSDQLMSDTPTSFFQQTPGAEVLPQPPSDQLTPGAEVLPQPPSDQLVSDTPTSFFQQTPGAEVLSQPPSDQLAQGPSILGVPSHTLYSAALDNMKGTSASITLNNKNISNTSPRRGVLFCTACEPNQSLWLEINTERGIVTSCCTPDLGR, from the exons ATGCATCTGATTGTTCGAAAGCGTCAACCAAAGAGCTGCTGGTCACGGCAAGATACAAACTCGCCGGAGCTCTGCATGAACGGCACATCCGGGACCTTCAGCACTCAGGAGAGATTTATCTTGAG AATCATTTGTGCAAGCTACTACCCTGCTGTCCCTCTGTCGTGTCTCAACCTCCAACAGGAAAGTAGAAGTCCTCATATG acaccagGTGCCGAGGTCCTGTCTCAACCTCCTTCAGACCAATTGATGAGTGACACACCCACTTCATTCTTCCAAcag acaccagGTGCCGAGGTCCTGTCTCAACCTCCTTCAGACCAATTG acaccaagtgCCGAGGTCCTGTCTCAACCTCCTTCAGACCAATTG acaccagGTGCCGAGGTCCTGTCTCAACCTCCTTCAGACCAATTG acaccagGTGCCGAGGTCCTGTCTCAACCTCCTTCAGACCAATTGATGAGTGACACACCCACTTCATTCTTCCAAcag acaccagGTGCCGAGGTCCTGCCTCAACCTCCTTCAGACCAATTG acaccagGTGCCGAGGTCCTGTCTCAACCTCCTTCAGACCAATTGATGAGTGACACACCCACTTCATTCTTCCAAcag acaccagGTGCCGAGGTCCTGCCTCAACCTCCTTCAGACCAATTG acaccagGTGCCGAGGTCCTGCCTCAACCTCCTTCAGACCAATTGGTGAGTGACACACCCACTTCATTCTTCCAAcag acaccagGTGCCGAGGTCCTGTCTCAACCTCCTTCAGACCAATTG GCTCAAGGACCAAGTATTCTGGGGGTTCCAAGCCACACGCTTTACTCAGCTGCCCTGGACAACATGAAGGGCACCTCTGCCTCAATCACCctgaacaacaaaaacattagcaacaCTTCACCAAGAAGGG GTGTGCTGTTTTGCACTGCCTGTGAACCAAACCAAAGTCTATGGCTGGAGAtcaacacagagagagggatTGTGACTTCATGCTGTACTCCAGAT CTGGGACGGTGA
- the LOC143414581 gene encoding uncharacterized protein LOC143414581 isoform X13, whose translation MHLIVRKRQPKSCWSRQDTNSPELCMNGTSGTFSTQERFILRIICASYYPAVPLSCLNLQQESRSPHMTPGAEVLSQPPSDQLMSDTPTSFFQQTPGAEVLSQPPSDQLTPSAEVLSQPPSDQLTPGAEVLPQPPSDQLTPGAEVLPQPPSDQLTPGAEVLPQPPSDQLVSDTPTSFFQQTPGAEVLSQPPSDQLAQGPSILGVPSHTLYSAALDNMKGTSASITLNNKNISNTSPRRGVLFCTACEPNQSLWLEINTERGIVTSCCTPDLGR comes from the exons ATGCATCTGATTGTTCGAAAGCGTCAACCAAAGAGCTGCTGGTCACGGCAAGATACAAACTCGCCGGAGCTCTGCATGAACGGCACATCCGGGACCTTCAGCACTCAGGAGAGATTTATCTTGAG AATCATTTGTGCAAGCTACTACCCTGCTGTCCCTCTGTCGTGTCTCAACCTCCAACAGGAAAGTAGAAGTCCTCATATG acaccagGTGCCGAGGTCCTGTCTCAACCTCCTTCAGACCAATTGATGAGTGACACACCCACTTCATTCTTCCAAcag acaccagGTGCCGAGGTCCTGTCTCAACCTCCTTCAGACCAATTG acaccaagtgCCGAGGTCCTGTCTCAACCTCCTTCAGACCAATTG acaccagGTGCCGAGGTCCTGCCTCAACCTCCTTCAGACCAATTG acaccagGTGCCGAGGTCCTGCCTCAACCTCCTTCAGACCAATTG acaccagGTGCCGAGGTCCTGCCTCAACCTCCTTCAGACCAATTGGTGAGTGACACACCCACTTCATTCTTCCAAcag acaccagGTGCCGAGGTCCTGTCTCAACCTCCTTCAGACCAATTG GCTCAAGGACCAAGTATTCTGGGGGTTCCAAGCCACACGCTTTACTCAGCTGCCCTGGACAACATGAAGGGCACCTCTGCCTCAATCACCctgaacaacaaaaacattagcaacaCTTCACCAAGAAGGG GTGTGCTGTTTTGCACTGCCTGTGAACCAAACCAAAGTCTATGGCTGGAGAtcaacacagagagagggatTGTGACTTCATGCTGTACTCCAGAT CTGGGACGGTGA
- the LOC143414581 gene encoding uncharacterized protein LOC143414581 isoform X4, with the protein MHLIVRKRQPKSCWSRQDTNSPELCMNGTSGTFSTQERFILRIICASYYPAVPLSCLNLQQESRSPHMTPGAEVLSQPPSDQLMSDTPTSFFQQTPGAEVLSQPPSDQLTPSAEVLSQPPSDQLTPGAEVLSQPPSDQLMSDTPTSFFQQTPGAEVLPQPPSDQLTPGAEVLSQPPSDQLMSDTPTSFFQQTPGAEVLPQPPSDQLTPGAEVLPQPPSDQLVSDTPTSFFQQTPGAEVLSQPPSDQLAQGPSILGVPSHTLYSAALDNMKGTSASITLNNKNISNTSPRRGVLFCTACEPNQSLWLEINTERGIVTSCCTPDLGR; encoded by the exons ATGCATCTGATTGTTCGAAAGCGTCAACCAAAGAGCTGCTGGTCACGGCAAGATACAAACTCGCCGGAGCTCTGCATGAACGGCACATCCGGGACCTTCAGCACTCAGGAGAGATTTATCTTGAG AATCATTTGTGCAAGCTACTACCCTGCTGTCCCTCTGTCGTGTCTCAACCTCCAACAGGAAAGTAGAAGTCCTCATATG acaccagGTGCCGAGGTCCTGTCTCAACCTCCTTCAGACCAATTGATGAGTGACACACCCACTTCATTCTTCCAAcag acaccagGTGCCGAGGTCCTGTCTCAACCTCCTTCAGACCAATTG acaccaagtgCCGAGGTCCTGTCTCAACCTCCTTCAGACCAATTG acaccagGTGCCGAGGTCCTGTCTCAACCTCCTTCAGACCAATTGATGAGTGACACACCCACTTCATTCTTCCAAcag acaccagGTGCCGAGGTCCTGCCTCAACCTCCTTCAGACCAATTG acaccagGTGCCGAGGTCCTGTCTCAACCTCCTTCAGACCAATTGATGAGTGACACACCCACTTCATTCTTCCAAcag acaccagGTGCCGAGGTCCTGCCTCAACCTCCTTCAGACCAATTG acaccagGTGCCGAGGTCCTGCCTCAACCTCCTTCAGACCAATTGGTGAGTGACACACCCACTTCATTCTTCCAAcag acaccagGTGCCGAGGTCCTGTCTCAACCTCCTTCAGACCAATTG GCTCAAGGACCAAGTATTCTGGGGGTTCCAAGCCACACGCTTTACTCAGCTGCCCTGGACAACATGAAGGGCACCTCTGCCTCAATCACCctgaacaacaaaaacattagcaacaCTTCACCAAGAAGGG GTGTGCTGTTTTGCACTGCCTGTGAACCAAACCAAAGTCTATGGCTGGAGAtcaacacagagagagggatTGTGACTTCATGCTGTACTCCAGAT CTGGGACGGTGA
- the LOC143414581 gene encoding uncharacterized protein LOC143414581 isoform X7 — MHLIVRKRQPKSCWSRQDTNSPELCMNGTSGTFSTQERFILRIICASYYPAVPLSCLNLQQESRSPHMTPGAEVLSQPPSDQLMSDTPTSFFQQTPGAEVLSQPPSDQLTPSAEVLSQPPSDQLTPGAEVLPQPPSDQLTPGAEVLSQPPSDQLMSDTPTSFFQQTPGAEVLPQPPSDQLTPGAEVLPQPPSDQLVSDTPTSFFQQTPGAEVLSQPPSDQLAQGPSILGVPSHTLYSAALDNMKGTSASITLNNKNISNTSPRRGVLFCTACEPNQSLWLEINTERGIVTSCCTPDLGR, encoded by the exons ATGCATCTGATTGTTCGAAAGCGTCAACCAAAGAGCTGCTGGTCACGGCAAGATACAAACTCGCCGGAGCTCTGCATGAACGGCACATCCGGGACCTTCAGCACTCAGGAGAGATTTATCTTGAG AATCATTTGTGCAAGCTACTACCCTGCTGTCCCTCTGTCGTGTCTCAACCTCCAACAGGAAAGTAGAAGTCCTCATATG acaccagGTGCCGAGGTCCTGTCTCAACCTCCTTCAGACCAATTGATGAGTGACACACCCACTTCATTCTTCCAAcag acaccagGTGCCGAGGTCCTGTCTCAACCTCCTTCAGACCAATTG acaccaagtgCCGAGGTCCTGTCTCAACCTCCTTCAGACCAATTG acaccagGTGCCGAGGTCCTGCCTCAACCTCCTTCAGACCAATTG acaccagGTGCCGAGGTCCTGTCTCAACCTCCTTCAGACCAATTGATGAGTGACACACCCACTTCATTCTTCCAAcag acaccagGTGCCGAGGTCCTGCCTCAACCTCCTTCAGACCAATTG acaccagGTGCCGAGGTCCTGCCTCAACCTCCTTCAGACCAATTGGTGAGTGACACACCCACTTCATTCTTCCAAcag acaccagGTGCCGAGGTCCTGTCTCAACCTCCTTCAGACCAATTG GCTCAAGGACCAAGTATTCTGGGGGTTCCAAGCCACACGCTTTACTCAGCTGCCCTGGACAACATGAAGGGCACCTCTGCCTCAATCACCctgaacaacaaaaacattagcaacaCTTCACCAAGAAGGG GTGTGCTGTTTTGCACTGCCTGTGAACCAAACCAAAGTCTATGGCTGGAGAtcaacacagagagagggatTGTGACTTCATGCTGTACTCCAGAT CTGGGACGGTGA
- the LOC143414581 gene encoding uncharacterized protein LOC143414581 isoform X11: MHLIVRKRQPKSCWSRQDTNSPELCMNGTSGTFSTQERFILRIICASYYPAVPLSCLNLQQESRSPHMTPGAEVLSQPPSDQLTPGAEVLSQPPSDQLTPGAEVLPQPPSDQLTPGAEVLSQPPSDQLMSDTPTSFFQQTPGAEVLPQPPSDQLTPGAEVLPQPPSDQLVSDTPTSFFQQTPGAEVLSQPPSDQLAQGPSILGVPSHTLYSAALDNMKGTSASITLNNKNISNTSPRRGVLFCTACEPNQSLWLEINTERGIVTSCCTPDLGR, from the exons ATGCATCTGATTGTTCGAAAGCGTCAACCAAAGAGCTGCTGGTCACGGCAAGATACAAACTCGCCGGAGCTCTGCATGAACGGCACATCCGGGACCTTCAGCACTCAGGAGAGATTTATCTTGAG AATCATTTGTGCAAGCTACTACCCTGCTGTCCCTCTGTCGTGTCTCAACCTCCAACAGGAAAGTAGAAGTCCTCATATG acaccagGTGCCGAGGTCCTGTCTCAACCTCCTTCAGACCAATT gacaccagGTGCCGAGGTCCTGTCTCAACCTCCTTCAGACCAATTG acaccagGTGCCGAGGTCCTGCCTCAACCTCCTTCAGACCAATTG acaccagGTGCCGAGGTCCTGTCTCAACCTCCTTCAGACCAATTGATGAGTGACACACCCACTTCATTCTTCCAAcag acaccagGTGCCGAGGTCCTGCCTCAACCTCCTTCAGACCAATTG acaccagGTGCCGAGGTCCTGCCTCAACCTCCTTCAGACCAATTGGTGAGTGACACACCCACTTCATTCTTCCAAcag acaccagGTGCCGAGGTCCTGTCTCAACCTCCTTCAGACCAATTG GCTCAAGGACCAAGTATTCTGGGGGTTCCAAGCCACACGCTTTACTCAGCTGCCCTGGACAACATGAAGGGCACCTCTGCCTCAATCACCctgaacaacaaaaacattagcaacaCTTCACCAAGAAGGG GTGTGCTGTTTTGCACTGCCTGTGAACCAAACCAAAGTCTATGGCTGGAGAtcaacacagagagagggatTGTGACTTCATGCTGTACTCCAGAT CTGGGACGGTGA
- the LOC143414581 gene encoding uncharacterized protein LOC143414581 isoform X5 — MHLIVRKRQPKSCWSRQDTNSPELCMNGTSGTFSTQERFILRIICASYYPAVPLSCLNLQQESRSPHMTPGAEVLSQPPSDQLMSDTPTSFFQQTPGAEVLSQPPSDQLTPSAEVLSQPPSDQLTPGAEVLSQPPSDQLTPGAEVLPQPPSDQLTPGAEVLSQPPSDQLMSDTPTSFFQQTPGAEVLPQPPSDQLTPGAEVLPQPPSDQLVSDTPTSFFQQTPGAEVLSQPPSDQLAQGPSILGVPSHTLYSAALDNMKGTSASITLNNKNISNTSPRRGVLFCTACEPNQSLWLEINTERGIVTSCCTPDLGR; from the exons ATGCATCTGATTGTTCGAAAGCGTCAACCAAAGAGCTGCTGGTCACGGCAAGATACAAACTCGCCGGAGCTCTGCATGAACGGCACATCCGGGACCTTCAGCACTCAGGAGAGATTTATCTTGAG AATCATTTGTGCAAGCTACTACCCTGCTGTCCCTCTGTCGTGTCTCAACCTCCAACAGGAAAGTAGAAGTCCTCATATG acaccagGTGCCGAGGTCCTGTCTCAACCTCCTTCAGACCAATTGATGAGTGACACACCCACTTCATTCTTCCAAcag acaccagGTGCCGAGGTCCTGTCTCAACCTCCTTCAGACCAATTG acaccaagtgCCGAGGTCCTGTCTCAACCTCCTTCAGACCAATTG acaccagGTGCCGAGGTCCTGTCTCAACCTCCTTCAGACCAATTG acaccagGTGCCGAGGTCCTGCCTCAACCTCCTTCAGACCAATTG acaccagGTGCCGAGGTCCTGTCTCAACCTCCTTCAGACCAATTGATGAGTGACACACCCACTTCATTCTTCCAAcag acaccagGTGCCGAGGTCCTGCCTCAACCTCCTTCAGACCAATTG acaccagGTGCCGAGGTCCTGCCTCAACCTCCTTCAGACCAATTGGTGAGTGACACACCCACTTCATTCTTCCAAcag acaccagGTGCCGAGGTCCTGTCTCAACCTCCTTCAGACCAATTG GCTCAAGGACCAAGTATTCTGGGGGTTCCAAGCCACACGCTTTACTCAGCTGCCCTGGACAACATGAAGGGCACCTCTGCCTCAATCACCctgaacaacaaaaacattagcaacaCTTCACCAAGAAGGG GTGTGCTGTTTTGCACTGCCTGTGAACCAAACCAAAGTCTATGGCTGGAGAtcaacacagagagagggatTGTGACTTCATGCTGTACTCCAGAT CTGGGACGGTGA
- the LOC143414581 gene encoding uncharacterized protein LOC143414581 isoform X2, producing the protein MHLIVRKRQPKSCWSRQDTNSPELCMNGTSGTFSTQERFILRIICASYYPAVPLSCLNLQQESRSPHMTPGAEVLSQPPSDQLMSDTPTSFFQQTPGAEVLSQPPSDQLTPSAEVLSQPPSDQLTPGAEVLSQPPSDQLTPGAEVLSQPPSDQLTPGAEVLPQPPSDQLTPGAEVLSQPPSDQLMSDTPTSFFQQTPGAEVLPQPPSDQLTPGAEVLPQPPSDQLVSDTPTSFFQQTPGAEVLSQPPSDQLAQGPSILGVPSHTLYSAALDNMKGTSASITLNNKNISNTSPRRGVLFCTACEPNQSLWLEINTERGIVTSCCTPDLGR; encoded by the exons ATGCATCTGATTGTTCGAAAGCGTCAACCAAAGAGCTGCTGGTCACGGCAAGATACAAACTCGCCGGAGCTCTGCATGAACGGCACATCCGGGACCTTCAGCACTCAGGAGAGATTTATCTTGAG AATCATTTGTGCAAGCTACTACCCTGCTGTCCCTCTGTCGTGTCTCAACCTCCAACAGGAAAGTAGAAGTCCTCATATG acaccagGTGCCGAGGTCCTGTCTCAACCTCCTTCAGACCAATTGATGAGTGACACACCCACTTCATTCTTCCAAcag acaccagGTGCCGAGGTCCTGTCTCAACCTCCTTCAGACCAATTG acaccaagtgCCGAGGTCCTGTCTCAACCTCCTTCAGACCAATTG acaccagGTGCCGAGGTCCTGTCTCAACCTCCTTCAGACCAATTG acaccagGTGCCGAGGTCCTGTCTCAACCTCCTTCAGACCAATT gacaccagGTGCCGAGGTCCTGCCTCAACCTCCTTCAGACCAATTG acaccagGTGCCGAGGTCCTGTCTCAACCTCCTTCAGACCAATTGATGAGTGACACACCCACTTCATTCTTCCAAcag acaccagGTGCCGAGGTCCTGCCTCAACCTCCTTCAGACCAATTG acaccagGTGCCGAGGTCCTGCCTCAACCTCCTTCAGACCAATTGGTGAGTGACACACCCACTTCATTCTTCCAAcag acaccagGTGCCGAGGTCCTGTCTCAACCTCCTTCAGACCAATTG GCTCAAGGACCAAGTATTCTGGGGGTTCCAAGCCACACGCTTTACTCAGCTGCCCTGGACAACATGAAGGGCACCTCTGCCTCAATCACCctgaacaacaaaaacattagcaacaCTTCACCAAGAAGGG GTGTGCTGTTTTGCACTGCCTGTGAACCAAACCAAAGTCTATGGCTGGAGAtcaacacagagagagggatTGTGACTTCATGCTGTACTCCAGAT CTGGGACGGTGA
- the LOC143414581 gene encoding uncharacterized protein LOC143414581 isoform X3, translating to MHLIVRKRQPKSCWSRQDTNSPELCMNGTSGTFSTQERFILRIICASYYPAVPLSCLNLQQESRSPHMTPGAEVLSQPPSDQLTPGAEVLSQPPSDQLTPSAEVLSQPPSDQLTPGAEVLSQPPSDQLTPGAEVLSQPPSDQLMSDTPTSFFQQTPGAEVLPQPPSDQLTPGAEVLSQPPSDQLMSDTPTSFFQQTPGAEVLPQPPSDQLTPGAEVLPQPPSDQLVSDTPTSFFQQTPGAEVLSQPPSDQLAQGPSILGVPSHTLYSAALDNMKGTSASITLNNKNISNTSPRRGVLFCTACEPNQSLWLEINTERGIVTSCCTPDLGR from the exons ATGCATCTGATTGTTCGAAAGCGTCAACCAAAGAGCTGCTGGTCACGGCAAGATACAAACTCGCCGGAGCTCTGCATGAACGGCACATCCGGGACCTTCAGCACTCAGGAGAGATTTATCTTGAG AATCATTTGTGCAAGCTACTACCCTGCTGTCCCTCTGTCGTGTCTCAACCTCCAACAGGAAAGTAGAAGTCCTCATATG acaccagGTGCCGAGGTCCTGTCTCAACCTCCTTCAGACCAATT gacaccagGTGCCGAGGTCCTGTCTCAACCTCCTTCAGACCAATTG acaccaagtgCCGAGGTCCTGTCTCAACCTCCTTCAGACCAATTG acaccagGTGCCGAGGTCCTGTCTCAACCTCCTTCAGACCAATTG acaccagGTGCCGAGGTCCTGTCTCAACCTCCTTCAGACCAATTGATGAGTGACACACCCACTTCATTCTTCCAAcag acaccagGTGCCGAGGTCCTGCCTCAACCTCCTTCAGACCAATTG acaccagGTGCCGAGGTCCTGTCTCAACCTCCTTCAGACCAATTGATGAGTGACACACCCACTTCATTCTTCCAAcag acaccagGTGCCGAGGTCCTGCCTCAACCTCCTTCAGACCAATTG acaccagGTGCCGAGGTCCTGCCTCAACCTCCTTCAGACCAATTGGTGAGTGACACACCCACTTCATTCTTCCAAcag acaccagGTGCCGAGGTCCTGTCTCAACCTCCTTCAGACCAATTG GCTCAAGGACCAAGTATTCTGGGGGTTCCAAGCCACACGCTTTACTCAGCTGCCCTGGACAACATGAAGGGCACCTCTGCCTCAATCACCctgaacaacaaaaacattagcaacaCTTCACCAAGAAGGG GTGTGCTGTTTTGCACTGCCTGTGAACCAAACCAAAGTCTATGGCTGGAGAtcaacacagagagagggatTGTGACTTCATGCTGTACTCCAGAT CTGGGACGGTGA